The following proteins are co-located in the Bradyrhizobium sp. AZCC 2176 genome:
- a CDS encoding RNA-binding S4 domain-containing protein, with amino-acid sequence MERQRLDKWLWHARVVKARTSAAALVQAGHVRINGVREMAPGHSVKVGDVLTIALDRSVRILKVVGFSERRGDAAAARVLYDDLQNGKQ; translated from the coding sequence TTGGAGCGGCAGCGTCTCGATAAATGGCTGTGGCACGCGCGGGTGGTGAAGGCCCGCACCTCCGCCGCCGCGCTGGTCCAGGCCGGTCACGTCCGCATCAACGGTGTGCGCGAAATGGCGCCGGGACATTCAGTGAAGGTCGGCGACGTGCTGACGATCGCGCTCGATCGCAGCGTGCGCATCCTCAAAGTGGTGGGATTTTCCGAGCGGCGGGGCGACGCTGCGGCCGCGCGCGTGCTCTACGATGATTTGCAGAACGGCAAACAATAA